The sequence ATCAGGATCGTCACCGCCCCCAGCCCGATCTTGATCCTGACCTCAACTTCGCGGTGGAGCTCGCCGTCGAAGTTCAGATGGTACGAGCCGACGCCCCCTTCGAACGTCATCCGTCTGAAGTTGGCGTTGCATAGTTTTTCCCCCTCGAACTTGCTGACCCCGGACTTGATCTCAAAATCCTCGATCTCGCTCTTGTTCGGCTCGCCGAACAGCAGGGTGGTCGAGCTTGCCCCCGCCGACATCGTGAAATCTTTGATGTCGAGTCCCGTCATGTCGAAATCCCCGCGGCCGGCGCCGAGCGACGCATCGATCGACAGCGGGACGGCATCGGTGAACCGCATGTACCATTTCCCGCTCTGGAAATTCCCGTCGTTCTTTTCTTCGTCGTCATCGTTCATGTTGAGCGATACGGAATTCTCTCCGTCCGACTCATGCGAAATGTCGAGATACCCGACATCCTTGTTGATGCGGTAGTCGATGTCGACGTTCGGCTTGCGCCCCTCCTCCGTCTTCAGGTCGAAGATCATCACTTTCTCGGGATCCCCTTTGGAACAGATCACGGTGCCGAAGGACGATTCGAGCTTGATGTGGACCTCTTTCTCCGATGTCCGTTTGATCTCTTTGTGGAGTCCCCCCGCGACTGCCTGCACGGCAACCGCAGCGCTGAAGATGAACGGCGCAGCTTTATGTACGATAGGTAATATTCTCATGTCCATGGTGGCTCTCCATTCTGCTCAACGTCCAGCGTGACCTCCTGGACCTCACGGAGCTGAATACTTTCGAGCACCGGCGACTCGGTGACAGCGAATGCCGCACTCAACTTGTGCGGATTTCCTCTCTTCGTACTACGAAAAAAAGGGGGGAGAGTTACGCATTCTTTCAATAGAGCTGGATCTTTTTTCGGAGGTTTTTATAGAGCATTTCACGGGCGCGGAAAATATGGGCCTTGACGGTGCCGATGGGAAGCTTCAATTGCCGCGCAATTTCGGCATAATCCTTCTCCTCCGTATGGCGCATCAGGATCACGGTCCGGTATTTCGGGGGGAGTGATTTGATGGCCTGCTCAAGCAGCCGGGTCCGCTGCCGGGCGATCATCTCCCGGTCGGGCTCGTAGGTCGAATCGGGTATTTCAAAAGAGAAATCGCCGTCGGATGATTCGATCGGTTTGTCGATCGAAAAGGTCTGCAGCTTCTTTTTCCGGATGTAATCGATGCAGTTGTTCGTGGCGATCTTGAAAAGCCATGTCGAGAAAGCGAATTCCTCGTTGAAGCTGGAGAGGGACTGGAATGCCTTGATGAACGCCTCCTGGGTGAGGTCCTCCACTTCGTCTTTGTCGTGGATCATCCGGAAGAGGAGGTTGCAGATCGGGTCGTGATATTTTTTCATGAGGGCGCGGTAGGCCGGCTGGCTGCCGTCGATCGCGGCGGCGATCAGCCGCGAGTCCTCTGCACGGGAGTCGAGTTTGCGCTGGCTGAGAGCATCGCCTTTTGGCGGAAGGGTTTTCGGAGTTTTACGTGAGGATGAAGCTGCTTTTGCTCTCGTCATTGAAGATGGGTTTGAAATGATGATGTTCCTGTGATGAAAGTAGGCAAAAAATTCAGGAAGTGCAAGGAGAGGAGACAGGAGTCAGTAGACAGTAAGCAGTAAGCAGTGAGCAGTAAGCAGTGAGCAGTAAGCAGTGAGCAGTGAGCAGTAGGAAGTAAACAGTGAGCAGTAAGCAGTAAGGAGTCGGGTACTCCCCCAGTCCATGTCATCCTGAGCGAGTCCGTTTTTCAGGACGAGTCGAAGGATCCACGACACTGCACCGCCGTCACGGCAGAATCTGCCGTTGCAGAGAGCGACGGGGCACCACGCCGTATGGACGTACATGAGGAAGACGGAGATAACCAATGCTTATGCACTGCCTCATCTGCGAAATCAGTCATCTGCGCAAAATCTGCGTCATCTGCGTAATCACTTCCGCCTTGAGATTCCATCCTTTTTTTTGTACTATGGACAGTCACATTGTTTAGCAGTTTTTCATCACAACAACGACCACCGTTATGCCAGTAACAATCATCGTGGGGGCGCAGTGGGGGGATGAAGGAAAAGGAAAGATCGTCGACCTGCTCAGCGACGACATCGACATCGTCGCTCGTTATCAGGGGGGCGCCAACGCGGGACACACGGTCGTTATCGGCGAAAAAGAATACGTCCTGCACCTCATCCCGTCCGGGATCTTCCACAAGCACGTCACCTGCGTCATCGGCAACGGCGTCGTCATCGACCCGATGGCCCTCATGGAAGAGATCGCCATGATCAAATCCTTCAACATCAAGATCGAAGGAAGGCTCTTCATCAGCCACAACGCCCACTTGATCATGCCGTACCACAAACTGCTCGACAGCATCCGCGAGCAGGGGGCGAACAAGATCGGCACGACGGGACGGGGCATCGGACCGGCGTACATCGACAAGTACATGCGCACCGGCATCCGCGTGGTCGACCTCCTCGACCGGAAGGTCCTCTGCGATAAATTGAAATCGAACATCGAGGAAAAGAACCAGCTTCTCAGCAAGGTGTACGGCTCCGCCGTGCTCGATGTCGACAAGATGATCAGCGAGTACGAGGAGTTCGACAAGAAGATCGACCCGTACGTGACTGACACTTCCGCATACCTGATCGCCGCCCTGAAGAAGAAAAAAAATATTCTCGCCGAGGGAGCGCAGGGTGCGCTGCTCGACGTCGACCACGGTACGTATCCGTTCGTTACCTCCTCCAACCCGACCAGCGGCGGCGCCTGCACGGGACTCGGCATCCCGCCGACGTCGGTGAAAAACATCATCGGCATCGTGAAGGCGTATTCCACGCGCGTCGGCAACGGCCCCTTCCCCACCGAACACACGGACGGCATCGGCGAAAAGCTCCGCACTGTGGGACACGAGTTCGGCGCGACGACGGGACGCCCGCGGCGGTGTGGATGGCTCGACATGGTCAGCCTGAAATACTCGCTCGAGATCAACGGCGTGAAAGAGATCGCCCTCACCAAGCTCGACGTCCTCGACGAATTCGACGAGATCAGGATCTGCACCGGATATTCGATCGACAGGCGTCCGCTCAAATCGTTCCCCTCCGCCCTCCAGACGCTCGAACGCGTCGAGCCGGTCTACCGCTCCTATAAAGGATGGAAGGAAACAATTTCGACGGCAAAAAAATACAAGCAGCTTCCGGCCAGGGCACGGCAATACATCGAAGCGATCGAGAAGCTGTCGGGAGTCCCCGTGTCGATCGTTTCGGTCGGAGCGCGGCGCGACCAGACCGTCGAGCGGTGAGGGGAATACAGCAACTCGATTAGAAAACTGTTTTTGCAGGACAGGCAATCCTCGAAGGGATGCTCCGAAGGAGCGAATGTCTGACCTGCGAATGCCGAAGAAGCCAATCCTCTTATGAACCTCAGCGACCGCAGTCCAAAATCCGGAAATATCAAAGCTGCGCTGCTGATCGCGGCGTTCGTCATCATCATCCCCATTCTCATCTACACGCACAACCTGGTCGACCGGCTGCAGCAAAAAGAGCGCGAGGTGGCCGCCCTGTATGCCAAATCGGTCGAGTACCTCGCCAACAGCCCTTTTTCAGGCGCAGAATATAATTTTATTTTCGACGAGCTGATCCGGGCGATCGACTTCCCCATCATCGAATCGGACGCCGGGAACTTCGAGATCAAGGCCTCGCGCAACATCGACGTCGATACGACGCTTCCAAAAGCGGAGCGCGATGCGTACGTCCGGTCGCTTATCCCGGAAATGGACCGGATCAACCGCCCCATCGTCGTCTCGTACCAGGACACGATCATCCTCAGCCGTGTCCATTACGGCGAGTCGCCTCTCGTGACGCGCCTCCGGTGGCTGCCCTACATCGAGATCGTCATCGCCTCTCTCTTTATCTTTGTCGGCTACATCGGCTTCAGCTACATCAAGCGGAGCGAACAGAGCAACATCTGGGTCGGCATGGCGCGGGAGACGGCCCACCAGCTCGGCACTCCGCTGTCGAGCATGATGGGATGGACCGAAATTCTGAAGCTCCGCCCCGAAGCCGACGCCAAGACCGCCGAAACGATCGCGGAGATGGAGAACGACCTGCACCGGCTGAACAAGATCGCCGACCGCTTCTCCAAGATCGGCTCGCGCCCTGACCTGCGCGAGGAGGATCTCGGCGAGGTCGTGAAAAGCGTGATCAGCTACTTCCAGAAGAGAATACCGCAGATGGGGAAACGGGTCGACATCGTCGTGGAGCCGTCCGAGCCGGTAGAGGCGAAGATCAACCGCGAATTGTTCGAATGGGTGCTTGAGAACCTCGTGAAGAACGGGCTGGATGCGATGGAGGACGGGAAGGGAAAGATCTCGTTCAGGATCTCGCGCGCCGGGAACGCGCCGGTCATCGACGTGACCGACACCGGGAAAGGGATCGATGCGGCGTACCGGAAAGACGTCTTCCGCCCCGGCTTCAGCACGAAAAAACGGGGATGGGGACTCGGGCTCAGCCTTTCAAAAAGGATCGTCGAAACCTACCATAAAGGAAAACTCTCCATCAAAGAGAGCAAGCTCGGCGTCGGAACGACCTTCCGCATCAAGCTCCGCGGATGATCAGGGGATCTGCTGCGGGAACTGCTGCTTCGGCTTGAACACCGACCATCCGATCAGACTTCCGAGGATCGCAAACGGCACGTCGATAATCATCGTAAAGAAGAGCGACGCGATCATCCCGATGACCGAAGGCCTCTCCTCCGACGCCTGGTCGATCATCTGCTCGATGTTCGGCGGCAGGTCGACGTTCATCCGGTGCACGATGTTCATCATCATCTCGATGGCGATGTTGCCGAAGACGAGCGCAACGACGAACGAGATCACGGCTCCGGCCGCGGCGGCGATCACTCCGGTCAGCGCGCCGAGCCGCACGCAGTCGTTCGACGTCAGCGGGTCCATCTCCGGCGTCAGCTCCTGCCTGTAAAAAAGAACTGCAAGGAATCCCCCCAGCAGAATCCCCGCACAGCAGCAGACGTTGATGAGGTTCAGTCCGGGAATTGCGGAAATTCCCGCGATGATCAGTCCGCCGTAGAGCGCGGGCATCAGTCTATCCGGCTTT is a genomic window of Bacteroidota bacterium containing:
- a CDS encoding LiaF domain-containing protein, encoding MDMRILPIVHKAAPFIFSAAVAVQAVAGGLHKEIKRTSEKEVHIKLESSFGTVICSKGDPEKVMIFDLKTEEGRKPNVDIDYRINKDVGYLDISHESDGENSVSLNMNDDDEEKNDGNFQSGKWYMRFTDAVPLSIDASLGAGRGDFDMTGLDIKDFTMSAGASSTTLLFGEPNKSEIEDFEIKSGVSKFEGEKLCNANFRRMTFEGGVGSYHLNFDGELHREVEVRIKIGLGAVTILIPRDYGAKIHYQENWFSNFSIDHDFDEERKGVYVTSNYSSAEGRLNIYVESGLGSVKVKLEE
- a CDS encoding sigma-70 family RNA polymerase sigma factor, producing MTRAKAASSSRKTPKTLPPKGDALSQRKLDSRAEDSRLIAAAIDGSQPAYRALMKKYHDPICNLLFRMIHDKDEVEDLTQEAFIKAFQSLSSFNEEFAFSTWLFKIATNNCIDYIRKKKLQTFSIDKPIESSDGDFSFEIPDSTYEPDREMIARQRTRLLEQAIKSLPPKYRTVILMRHTEEKDYAEIARQLKLPIGTVKAHIFRAREMLYKNLRKKIQLY
- a CDS encoding adenylosuccinate synthase, which gives rise to MPVTIIVGAQWGDEGKGKIVDLLSDDIDIVARYQGGANAGHTVVIGEKEYVLHLIPSGIFHKHVTCVIGNGVVIDPMALMEEIAMIKSFNIKIEGRLFISHNAHLIMPYHKLLDSIREQGANKIGTTGRGIGPAYIDKYMRTGIRVVDLLDRKVLCDKLKSNIEEKNQLLSKVYGSAVLDVDKMISEYEEFDKKIDPYVTDTSAYLIAALKKKKNILAEGAQGALLDVDHGTYPFVTSSNPTSGGACTGLGIPPTSVKNIIGIVKAYSTRVGNGPFPTEHTDGIGEKLRTVGHEFGATTGRPRRCGWLDMVSLKYSLEINGVKEIALTKLDVLDEFDEIRICTGYSIDRRPLKSFPSALQTLERVEPVYRSYKGWKETISTAKKYKQLPARARQYIEAIEKLSGVPVSIVSVGARRDQTVER
- a CDS encoding HAMP domain-containing sensor histidine kinase, whose protein sequence is MNLSDRSPKSGNIKAALLIAAFVIIIPILIYTHNLVDRLQQKEREVAALYAKSVEYLANSPFSGAEYNFIFDELIRAIDFPIIESDAGNFEIKASRNIDVDTTLPKAERDAYVRSLIPEMDRINRPIVVSYQDTIILSRVHYGESPLVTRLRWLPYIEIVIASLFIFVGYIGFSYIKRSEQSNIWVGMARETAHQLGTPLSSMMGWTEILKLRPEADAKTAETIAEMENDLHRLNKIADRFSKIGSRPDLREEDLGEVVKSVISYFQKRIPQMGKRVDIVVEPSEPVEAKINRELFEWVLENLVKNGLDAMEDGKGKISFRISRAGNAPVIDVTDTGKGIDAAYRKDVFRPGFSTKKRGWGLGLSLSKRIVETYHKGKLSIKESKLGVGTTFRIKLRG